The Corynebacterium minutissimum genome includes the window ACGAAAGCGTCATTCAGCGTGCGGCCACGCATATAGGCCAAGGGAGCGACCTCGATGATGCCGGCTTCCATGAGCTTCGGAATCATCTCGGGGTCAATCATGTCCCGCAGGGCGTCATAGAGCGGGCGCAGGTAGGGGTCAATCTTGTCGTTGAGAGTGCCAGGCAAGAAGCCCAGCTTCTCCCCTGCCTCCACCGCGGGACGGGTCAGAATAATACGGCTGACCTGCTTGGCACGCAGGGCCTGCACCGCCTTGGCCACCGCCAAGTAGGTCTTACCGGTACCAGCCGGGCCGATGCCAAAGACGATGGTGTTCTCATCAATGGCCTGCACGTAGCGCGATTGCCCCAACGTCTTTGGCCGCACCGACTTGCCACGGCGGGAGACAATGTCCGCCGCGAGGGCCTCAGAAACGGACTCGGGGGCATCGACTGCGACGAGGTCGAGCGTGTGCTTGACCGTGTCGGTGCTGACCGGGTGGCCGCGGCGCGCAATCGCCTCGAGCTCCTCCAAAACCTTGCGCGCGCGGGCCACGTCATAGTCGGGACCCGCGGCAGTCACAGTGGTGCCGCGGGCAAAAAGGTCCACGCCAACGAGGTTGCCCAGAACGCGCAGATTATCGTCCGCCGGGCCAAGCACGGTGGCCAGGTAGGCGGAATCGAGATCAAACTTGGTGGTGATAATAGGCACGCCCAAAAGGCTACCAGCGCGAGGTCAGCGTGCCGATGCTAGCCAGCGCCACCATGCTTGCCGACGCCGTCCTCAACACCTCCGGCCCCAGTTTGATCGCCGTCGCACCGGCCGCGGTGAGCCGGGCGAGTTCCTCCTCGCCGATTCCCCCCTCAGGCCCCACGAGCAGGTAGATCGTCTCAGCGGTATCGAGGTCATCCAGGTCTTTGAGGCGCAAAGTGGCGTCCTCGTGAAGCACCAGTGCACCCGTACCGGAAATCTCCTCGCACAGCTGACGGGTGGTCACGGGCCCGCGCACGGCCGGGATTCGGGTACGGCGCGATTGCTTCGCCGCCGCCACGGCCGCCGATTCCCACTTGCTCAGAGCCTTCGGTGCCTTCTTCGCATCCCACTTGGACACGCAGCGATCGGCCTGCCACGCGATGATCTCATCCGCGCCGGCCTGTGTGGCCAGGTCGACGGCGAGTTCGGCGCGCTCCGACTTGGGAATGGCCTGGACCACGATGACGCGTGGGGACGGTTCGGAGGAGGTGGCGATGTCGTCGACACGCGCGGCGAGGGTGTCCTTGCCCTGCACGTCGGTGATGGTGGCGGTGATGCGGAGCCCGGACCCATCGATCAGGACCAGGTGCTCTCCTGGTCCCATGCGCTTGACGGTGACCGCATGGCGGCCTTCCGCGCCGTCGAGGCCCACGGGCTGGCCGACCTCCGCGAGGGAAAGATCCGGATGCAGGAAGACAGGCAAAGACATTAGCGGCGGAACTTATCGCGGAAGCGGCTAAAGAGGGACTCGCCCTGGTTGTCCCCGGCGTGGTGGACCTCGGTGCCGCTGTGGCCAGCGGCGCGGACCTTCTCGAGGGCCTCGCGGGTCTTCTTATCCAGGTCAGTCGGGATAACGACGTCCACGTGGGCGTGGAGATTGCCAAAACCATCGGTACGCAGGCGCGGCATGCCCTTGCCTTGGAGGGTGATGGACTCGCCCGGCTGGGTACCCGGCGCGATGTCGAGGGTGAGCTCTTCGCCATCGAGCTGCTCGACGGTGCAGGACGCGCCGAGGGCGGCATCCACCATAGGAACGCGAACGGTCAAGTGCAGGTCATCGGCATTGCGTTCAAAGACTGGATGCGGTTCGGTGTGGACCTCGACGTAGAGATCGCCGGCGGGGCCGCCGCCGTGGCCGACCTCGCCCTGAGAGGCCATGCGGATGCGCATGCCATCGCCGATACCCGCCGGGATGGTCACGGTGATATCGCGGCGCTTGCGCACGCGGCCATCGCCGCCACAGTGGCCGCAGGGATCGGTGACGACCTCACCAAAGCCGTAGCACTTCGGGCACTCGCGGGTAGTCATCATGTTGCCCAGCATGCTGCGCTGGACCTCCTGGACCTGGCCCATGCCGCCACAGTGATCACAGGTAACCGGCTTCGCCTTGGACTCGGAACCGGTTCCCTCGCAGCGGTCACAGAGCACGGCGGTATCGACCTTGACCTGCTGCTTGACGCCACTGTAGGCCTCTTCGAGGGTAATAGTGGTGCGCAGCAGGGCATCATCACCCGGCTGGACGCGGGAACGCGGGCCGCGGGAGGCGGCCCCGCCGCCAAAGAACTCGGCAAAGAGGTCGCCCAAACCGCCGCCGCCAAAGCCGCCGAAACCACCGCCGCCCTGTGCGGCGCGGTCCTCCATGGGATCTCCGCCCATGTCGACTACCTGGCGCTTTTGTGGATCCAGAAGAACCTCCTGGGCAAGGGAAGCCTCGCGGAACTTCTCCGCAGCCTCATCATCGCCCGGGTTAACGTCCGGGTGGTACTTGCGCGCCAGCTTGCGATAGGCCTTTTTAATCTCGGCGTCAGACGCCGACTTTTCTACACCAAGAATGCCGTAGTAGTCACGAGCCACGTACTGTCATCCTTCTATATCTCGTTGATGCTAAATCTAATCCGACGGGCCAGCTTACTCGCCCGCCAAAATTTCACTCACATAGCGTGCAACGGCAGAGACCTTGGAGATTGTTCCCGAATAATCCATATACGTCGGCCCCACCACACCGAGCCCGCCAAGTGCTGCAGCCTCCGAGCCAGTACCGAAGCCATAACGCGTGGCCACTACGGAGGTTTGGCGCAGCTCATCGGCTTCGTTTTCCTCACCGATGGAGACTGAAACATTGCCTAGGTCTGGCACGCGCGCTAGCAGTTTCAGCACGACGACCTGCTCTTCGAGGGCCTCGATGATGGAGGGCAGGCCATCCGGAAGCGCGACGCGCGTGAGGTTCGACGTGCCGGCCAAAATGAGGCGGTCGGAGGGCTGCTCGACGAGGGTCTCAATCAACGTCGTCGCGGCCTTAAGGAGGTGGGGGCGGATGTCGGCTGGGGAGTCGTCGACAAGCGCGGCCAGCTCCACCGAAGCATCGGTGAGCGTCTTGCCCTCCAGGGCGGTGTTGAGAATATCGCGCAGGCGGTGGGTCTGCTCGGGGTCGATCACGTCATCGAGCTCGACATTGCGCTGATCGACGCGCCCATTATCCGTAATAAGCACCAACAGCAGTCGCACTGGTGAGAGTGCCACAACCTCGCAGTGTTTGACGCGCGAAACCTTGAGGTTCGGTAGCTGCACCACGGCTGCCTGTTTGGTGACCTGCGCCAACAGCTGGACAGAGCGGCGCAACACGTCCTCCAAATCCACGCCGCCTTCGAGGAAGGTGAGCATGGCACGTCGCTCGGCCTTGGAAAGCGGCTTGACGTCGTGCAGCGTATCGACGAACTGGCGGTAGCCCTTCTGCGTGGGCACGCGCCCGGAGCTGGCGTGTTCCTGGGCGATGAGCCCCTCGGCCTCGAGCACGGCCATGTCATTGCGGATAGTCGCCGAGGACACGCCCAGCTGGTAGCGCTCGAGCAGG containing:
- a CDS encoding PhoH family protein; its protein translation is MPIITTKFDLDSAYLATVLGPADDNLRVLGNLVGVDLFARGTTVTAAGPDYDVARARKVLEELEAIARRGHPVSTDTVKHTLDLVAVDAPESVSEALAADIVSRRGKSVRPKTLGQSRYVQAIDENTIVFGIGPAGTGKTYLAVAKAVQALRAKQVSRIILTRPAVEAGEKLGFLPGTLNDKIDPYLRPLYDALRDMIDPEMIPKLMEAGIIEVAPLAYMRGRTLNDAFVILDEAQNTTPAQMKMFLTRLGFGSTIVVTGDISQVDLPGGQVSGLRLVRRILKGVPDIHFAELGSADVVRHQLVGRIVDAYDNFAEHEEKK
- a CDS encoding 16S rRNA (uracil(1498)-N(3))-methyltransferase, giving the protein MSLPVFLHPDLSLAEVGQPVGLDGAEGRHAVTVKRMGPGEHLVLIDGSGLRITATITDVQGKDTLAARVDDIATSSEPSPRVIVVQAIPKSERAELAVDLATQAGADEIIAWQADRCVSKWDAKKAPKALSKWESAAVAAAKQSRRTRIPAVRGPVTTRQLCEEISGTGALVLHEDATLRLKDLDDLDTAETIYLLVGPEGGIGEEELARLTAAGATAIKLGPEVLRTASASMVALASIGTLTSRW
- the dnaJ gene encoding molecular chaperone DnaJ, with the protein product MARDYYGILGVEKSASDAEIKKAYRKLARKYHPDVNPGDDEAAEKFREASLAQEVLLDPQKRQVVDMGGDPMEDRAAQGGGGFGGFGGGGLGDLFAEFFGGGAASRGPRSRVQPGDDALLRTTITLEEAYSGVKQQVKVDTAVLCDRCEGTGSESKAKPVTCDHCGGMGQVQEVQRSMLGNMMTTRECPKCYGFGEVVTDPCGHCGGDGRVRKRRDITVTIPAGIGDGMRIRMASQGEVGHGGGPAGDLYVEVHTEPHPVFERNADDLHLTVRVPMVDAALGASCTVEQLDGEELTLDIAPGTQPGESITLQGKGMPRLRTDGFGNLHAHVDVVIPTDLDKKTREALEKVRAAGHSGTEVHHAGDNQGESLFSRFRDKFRR
- the hrcA gene encoding heat-inducible transcriptional repressor HrcA, with the translated sequence MSSSTDARRQEVLRAIVADYIASQSPVGSKALLERYQLGVSSATIRNDMAVLEAEGLIAQEHASSGRVPTQKGYRQFVDTLHDVKPLSKAERRAMLTFLEGGVDLEDVLRRSVQLLAQVTKQAAVVQLPNLKVSRVKHCEVVALSPVRLLLVLITDNGRVDQRNVELDDVIDPEQTHRLRDILNTALEGKTLTDASVELAALVDDSPADIRPHLLKAATTLIETLVEQPSDRLILAGTSNLTRVALPDGLPSIIEALEEQVVVLKLLARVPDLGNVSVSIGEENEADELRQTSVVATRYGFGTGSEAAALGGLGVVGPTYMDYSGTISKVSAVARYVSEILAGE